A window of Streptomyces marispadix contains these coding sequences:
- a CDS encoding SRPBCC family protein: MSAGRRHRFAFRSVWRLDAAPEKVYAVLERAEEYPAWWPQVREVRALEESAGSARIRSVLPLDLWITGKALRHDPAAGVLELEIGGDMAGWARWTVTGETARQGGAGPGGAVAVYEQQVEVRRPLLRWLAAPARPLFRANHALMMAAGRRGLQRWLGRGLVDD; this comes from the coding sequence ATGAGCGCGGGCAGGCGTCACCGCTTCGCCTTTCGCAGCGTATGGCGTCTCGACGCCGCTCCCGAAAAGGTCTACGCGGTGCTGGAGCGTGCGGAGGAGTACCCGGCCTGGTGGCCTCAAGTACGGGAGGTGCGCGCGCTGGAGGAGTCGGCCGGGAGCGCGCGCATCCGGTCCGTACTGCCTCTGGATCTGTGGATCACCGGGAAGGCGCTTCGGCACGATCCGGCCGCGGGCGTACTGGAGTTGGAGATCGGCGGGGACATGGCCGGGTGGGCGCGCTGGACCGTCACGGGGGAGACGGCACGGCAGGGCGGTGCGGGGCCCGGGGGCGCGGTGGCGGTGTACGAGCAGCAAGTCGAGGTACGCAGGCCGCTGCTGCGGTGGCTGGCGGCGCCCGCGCGTCCGCTCTTCCGTGCCAACCACGCGCTGATGATGGCGGCCGGGCGCCGGGGTCTCCAGCGGTGGCTCGGAAGGGGTTTGGTCGATGACTGA
- the thrS gene encoding threonine--tRNA ligase: MTDVRVIIQRDSEREERVVTTGTTAAALFEGERSVVAARVAGELKDLAYEIAEGDEVEPVELTSQDGLDILRHSTAHVMAQAVQELFPEAKLGIGPPVRDGFYYDFDVPEPFTPDDLKLIEKKMQQIQKQGQRFSRRVTTDEDARAELADEPYKLELIGLKGSAAEAAEGAGAEVGAGELTIYDNLDAKSGELCWKDLCRGPHLPSTRAIPAFKLMRSAAAYWRGSEKNKQLQRIYGTAWPTKDELKAYLEFLAEAEKRDHRKLGAELDLFSIPEELGSGLAVFHPKGGVVRKVMEDYSRQRHEESGYDFVNTPHISKQGLFETSGHLPNYGESMFPPLEFEGQDYRLKAMNCPMHNLIFKARGRSYRELPLRLFEFGTVYRYEKSGVVHGLTRARGFTQDDSHIYCTKEQMPGELDSLLTFVLDLLRDYGLSDFYLELSTREEGNPKFIGEPEEWEEATEALREAAGKQGLELVMDPGGAAYYGPKISVQAKDAIGRTWQMSTIQVDFQQPKRFALEYTAADGSRQQPVMIHRALFGSIERFFAVLLEHYAGAFPAWLAPVQAVCIPIGDTHVPYLNEFAAEAKKKGLRIEVDSSADRMQKKIRNAQKSKVPFMIIAGDEDVSAGAVSFRYRDGTQKNGVPQNEAVAELLEAVAQRS, encoded by the coding sequence GTGACCGATGTCCGTGTGATCATCCAACGCGATTCCGAGCGGGAAGAGCGCGTGGTGACGACGGGCACGACTGCCGCCGCTCTCTTCGAGGGCGAGCGCTCCGTCGTGGCCGCACGCGTGGCGGGCGAGCTGAAGGACCTCGCTTACGAGATCGCCGAGGGCGACGAGGTCGAGCCCGTGGAACTGACCAGCCAGGACGGCCTCGACATCCTCCGCCACTCCACCGCGCATGTGATGGCGCAGGCCGTGCAGGAGCTGTTCCCCGAGGCGAAGCTGGGCATCGGGCCGCCCGTACGGGACGGCTTCTACTACGACTTCGACGTTCCCGAGCCCTTCACCCCCGACGATCTGAAGCTCATCGAGAAGAAGATGCAGCAGATCCAGAAGCAGGGGCAGCGCTTCTCCCGCCGTGTCACCACCGACGAGGACGCCCGCGCCGAGCTGGCGGACGAGCCGTACAAGCTGGAGCTGATCGGGCTGAAGGGCTCCGCGGCAGAGGCCGCCGAGGGCGCCGGCGCGGAGGTCGGCGCGGGCGAACTGACCATCTACGACAATCTGGACGCCAAGTCCGGTGAGCTGTGCTGGAAGGACCTGTGCCGGGGCCCGCATCTGCCGTCGACCAGGGCGATCCCGGCGTTCAAGCTGATGCGCAGCGCCGCCGCGTACTGGCGGGGCAGCGAGAAGAACAAGCAGCTCCAGCGCATCTACGGGACGGCCTGGCCCACCAAGGACGAGCTGAAGGCGTATCTGGAGTTCCTCGCGGAGGCCGAGAAGCGCGACCACCGCAAGCTCGGTGCCGAACTCGACCTGTTCTCCATCCCGGAGGAGCTGGGCTCGGGGCTGGCCGTCTTCCATCCCAAGGGCGGCGTCGTACGCAAGGTGATGGAGGACTACTCGCGGCAGCGGCACGAGGAGTCGGGCTACGACTTCGTCAACACCCCGCACATCTCCAAGCAGGGCCTGTTCGAGACCTCGGGGCATCTGCCGAACTACGGGGAGTCGATGTTCCCGCCCCTGGAGTTCGAGGGGCAGGACTACCGGCTGAAGGCCATGAACTGCCCGATGCACAACCTGATCTTCAAGGCACGCGGCCGTTCGTACCGTGAACTGCCGCTGCGGCTCTTCGAGTTCGGGACGGTCTACCGCTATGAGAAGTCGGGCGTGGTGCACGGCCTCACCCGCGCCCGCGGCTTCACCCAGGACGACTCGCACATCTACTGCACCAAGGAGCAGATGCCCGGCGAGCTGGACAGCCTGCTCACCTTCGTGCTGGATCTGCTGCGCGACTACGGCCTCAGCGACTTCTACCTCGAACTCTCCACCCGCGAGGAGGGGAACCCGAAGTTCATCGGCGAGCCCGAGGAGTGGGAGGAGGCCACCGAGGCGCTGCGCGAGGCCGCCGGGAAGCAGGGTCTGGAGCTGGTGATGGACCCGGGCGGCGCCGCCTACTACGGGCCGAAGATCTCGGTGCAGGCCAAGGACGCCATCGGGCGGACCTGGCAGATGTCCACGATCCAGGTCGACTTCCAGCAGCCGAAGCGCTTCGCGCTGGAGTACACCGCGGCAGACGGCTCCCGTCAGCAGCCGGTGATGATCCACCGTGCGCTCTTCGGGTCGATCGAGAGGTTCTTCGCGGTGCTGCTGGAGCACTACGCGGGGGCGTTCCCGGCGTGGCTGGCTCCCGTGCAGGCGGTGTGCATCCCGATCGGCGACACACATGTGCCGTATCTGAACGAGTTCGCGGCGGAGGCGAAGAAGAAGGGCCTGCGCATCGAAGTCGACTCCTCCGCGGACCGGATGCAGAAGAAGATCCGCAACGCGCAGAAGTCCAAGGTCCCCTTCATGATCATCGCTGGGGACGAGGACGTCTCCGCTGGCGCCGTCTCCTTCCGCTACCGCGACGGCACGCAGAAGAACGGCGTACCGCAGAACGAGGCGGTCGCGGAGCTGCTGGAGGCGGTCGCACAGCGCTCGTAG
- a CDS encoding TIGR02611 family protein, with the protein MYAESDRKPLGSRAPRFIKASRPLHRTWQVVIFLVGLAVVAGGVVLLPLPGPGWLIIFAGIGLWATEFSWAQRVLRWTKRQVLEWTHRLKVRRQERRRRRELTRVR; encoded by the coding sequence ATGTACGCAGAGAGTGACCGTAAACCCCTGGGTTCACGGGCGCCGCGGTTCATCAAGGCGTCCAGGCCGCTGCACCGCACCTGGCAGGTGGTGATCTTCCTCGTCGGGCTGGCGGTCGTCGCCGGCGGCGTGGTTCTGCTGCCGCTGCCCGGTCCGGGCTGGCTGATCATCTTCGCGGGCATCGGGCTGTGGGCGACGGAGTTCTCCTGGGCACAGCGCGTGCTGCGCTGGACGAAGCGGCAGGTGCTGGAGTGGACGCACCGGCTGAAGGTCCGGCGGCAGGAGCGGCGCAGGCGCAGGGAGTTGACCAGAGTGCGTTGA